ATGGACGCCGTGCAGGACGCCATGCTGCGGCTGGTCAGGCATTACCGCGACAAGCCTGCCGCGGAATGGGCGCCGCTGTTCTGGGGCATCCTGCGCCGGCGCGTCGTCGACCTGCAGCGCCGCCGCAAGGTGCGCTCGATCGTGGTGGGTTGGCTCGGCGGTGGCCGCGACGACGACGGCGACGAACTGCCCGCGTGGGAGCCGGCGGACCCCGGCCAGGATCCGCTGGGCCGCCTGCACGACGTGCAGTCGTATGCGGACATGGCCGCCGCGGTCAGGCAGCTGCCGCGGCGCCAGCGCGAGGCCTTCATGCTGCGCATGCTGGAAGGACTGGACGTGGCCGAAACCGCCCGCGCCATGGGCTGCTCCGAAGGCAGCGTGAAAACCCATCTGTCGCGCGCGATACACCATCTGCGCGACCAACTGGAGGACTGGCGATGACTTCGCCCGACGAACATTTCGAACAGCGCGCCCGCGAACTCTGGCGCGAGGCCGCCCAGCGCATCGACCCGGCCACCGCCGGACGCCTGCGCGCGGCCCGGCGGCAGGCGCTGGAGACAGCCAGTGCGCCCGCGCACCGCGCCGTGCGCTGGCTGATCCCCACCGGCGCCTTCGCCGCGATCGCGCTGGCCGCGATGATGGTGTGGCAGCCGTTGCCGCAGCACCACGCGACCAGCGCGATGCACGCCGCCAGCACCGCCGATGACTTGGACAGCGAGCTGCCGCCGGATGCCGACAAGACCGATCCGAACCTCTACCAGAACCTCGACTTCTACGGCTGGCTGGCTTCCACCGACAGCCACACGGCAACCCGCTGAGCCATGACCCGAATCCTCCGCCCGATCCTGCCCCTGCTGCTTGCCGCCCTGCTCGGCAGCGTTGCCGTGGCGCCGCTGCACGCGCAGAGCGCACCGCCCCCGCCGCCGCCCCATGGCGACATGCCGCCACCGCCGCCGCGCCCGTGGAGCAGCCTCGACCCGGCCCAGCGCGACGTGCTGGCGCCGCTGCAGAAAGAGTGGGACAGCATGCCGCCGCGCAAGCAGTCGCGCATGCTGCAGCGGGCCGAACGCTGGGTCACGCTGCCGCCGGAAAGGCGCGAGGAAGTCCGCCAGCACATCGCCCGCTGGCAGCAGATGACACCGGACGAGCGTCGGCAGGCGCGCGAGAACCGGCGAAAATTCAACGAGCTCTCGCCGCAGCAGCGCGAACAACTGCACGCCACCTTCGAGCGCTTCCAGCAACTGCCGCCGGCACAACGCGAGCGGCTGATCCGCGAATGGCACTCGCTGCCGCCCGCCGAACGCCTGCACTGGGACGAGCGACGTGGTCACGACCGTCCGCCACCGCCTCCGCCGCCAGGCGGCCCCGGCCACCCCTGATCTGCAGGGCGGGCACGGCCCGCCGGCTTTTGACGGCAAGAGCGGCGGGCCGTGCCCGCCCTACGCAATTCAGCCGGCGAAGCGCGTCTCGCCGGCGTGGCTCAGGCAGCTCTTGGCCACCAGCTCGTCGTCGAAATCCGGCTTCAATTCGCCATCGCGCACCAGCAGCTCGACGAAGTTGAACACGTTGCGCGCGTACATCTCCGACGCATGCAGCGGCGCGCCAGCCGGCAGGTTCAGTGGGCCCAGGATCACCACCCCGCCTTGCTCGACCCGCTCGCCCGGCCGGGTCAGCTCGCAGTTGCCGCCGCTCTCGGCGGCCAGGTCGACGACCAACGCGCCCGGCTTCATGCCCTCGACCATCGCCGCGCTGAGAATCTTCGGCGCCGGCCGCCCCGGCACCGCGGCGGTGCTGACGACCACGTCGAACGATTTCAGGTGATCGGCCAGCGCCTGCTGCTGCGCGGCGCGCTCCTCCGCCGACAGCTCGCGCGCGTAGCCGCCGCTGCCGGCGGCGCTGACGCCGAGGTCGAGGAACTTCGCGCCCAGCGACTCCACCTGTTCGCGCGTCTCCGGGCGCACGTCGTAACCCTCGATCTGCGCACCGAGCCGGCGTGCGGTGGCGATCGCCTGCAGGCCGGCCACGCCGGCGCCGATCACCAGTACCTTCGACGGCCGGATCGTGCCGGCGGCGGTGGTCAACATCGGGAAGAACTTCGGCGAAGCCTCGGCCGCGATCAGCATCGCGCGATAGCCGGCCACCGCCGCCTGCGAACTCAACACGTCCATCGCCTGCGCGCGGGTGGTGCGCGGCAACAGCTCCAGCGAGAACGCGGTGAGCTTGCGCGCGGCCAGCGCGGCGATGCGTTCGGCCGCGCCGTACGGGCGCAACTGGCCGACCACCACGCTGCCCTCGCGCAAGCCGGCGAACACCGTATCGGCGGGCGGCAGCACGCAGGCCAGCACGTCCGCCTGCGCCAGCACCAGGGCGGCATCGGCGAATTCGGCCTCGGCGTAGACGCTGTCGGGAAAACCCGCGGCGCGTCCGGCATCACGCTCCAGCAGCACGCGCAGGCCCTTGCCGCGCAGCTTCTTCGCCATCTCGGGCGTGATCGCCACGCGCCGCTCCCCGGCGGCAGTCTCGCGCAAAGCGGCTACGGT
This window of the Rhodanobacter soli genome carries:
- a CDS encoding RNA polymerase sigma factor, translating into MNSVAGTLDTDLLGDARETPATLDAFLAQVERRAFRMAELQLRHREDAMDAVQDAMLRLVRHYRDKPAAEWAPLFWGILRRRVVDLQRRRKVRSIVVGWLGGGRDDDGDELPAWEPADPGQDPLGRLHDVQSYADMAAAVRQLPRRQREAFMLRMLEGLDVAETARAMGCSEGSVKTHLSRAIHHLRDQLEDWR
- a CDS encoding DUF3106 domain-containing protein, with the translated sequence MTRILRPILPLLLAALLGSVAVAPLHAQSAPPPPPPHGDMPPPPPRPWSSLDPAQRDVLAPLQKEWDSMPPRKQSRMLQRAERWVTLPPERREEVRQHIARWQQMTPDERRQARENRRKFNELSPQQREQLHATFERFQQLPPAQRERLIREWHSLPPAERLHWDERRGHDRPPPPPPPGGPGHP
- a CDS encoding NAD(P) transhydrogenase subunit alpha, giving the protein MPITVAALRETAAGERRVAITPEMAKKLRGKGLRVLLERDAGRAAGFPDSVYAEAEFADAALVLAQADVLACVLPPADTVFAGLREGSVVVGQLRPYGAAERIAALAARKLTAFSLELLPRTTRAQAMDVLSSQAAVAGYRAMLIAAEASPKFFPMLTTAAGTIRPSKVLVIGAGVAGLQAIATARRLGAQIEGYDVRPETREQVESLGAKFLDLGVSAAGSGGYARELSAEERAAQQQALADHLKSFDVVVSTAAVPGRPAPKILSAAMVEGMKPGALVVDLAAESGGNCELTRPGERVEQGGVVILGPLNLPAGAPLHASEMYARNVFNFVELLVRDGELKPDFDDELVAKSCLSHAGETRFAG